The following is a genomic window from Dermatophilaceae bacterium Soc4.6.
CAGTGCCGTGACCACCTCATCGAGCGCACCTTCGACGCGATCCGCGGCGCCCGGGCGGCGATCGTGCACTTCTACAACTCGACCTCGGTGCTGCAGCGGCGCGTCGTCTTCGGCCTCGACCAGGACGGCATCGTCGACATCGCCGTGCAGGGCGCACGACTGGTCAAGAAGCTCGAGGAGACCATCCCCGACACCGACGTCTACTACGAGTACTCCCCGGAGTCCTACACCGGCACCGAGCTCGACTTCGCCGTCCGCGTCTGCAACGCGGTCATCGACGTCATCGACCCGACGCCCGACCACCGGATGATCATCAACCTGCCGGCCACGGTCGAGATGGCGACGCCCAACGTCTACGCCGACTCGATCGAGTGGATGGTGCGCCACCTCGACCGCCGTGAGTCCGTCGTCGTGTCACTGCACCCGCACAACGACCGCGGCACCGGGGTCGCGGCGGCCGAGCTGGGCTACCTCGCGGGGGCCGACCGCATCGAGGGCTGCCTCTTCGGCAACGGCGAGCGCACGGGCAACGTCGACCTCGTCACGCTGGGCATGAACCTGTTCAGCCAGGGGATCGACCCCCAGATCGACTTCTCCGACATGGCCGGCATCCGCAGCACCGTGGAGTACTGCAACCAGCTGCCCGTGGGTGAGCGCCACCCCTGGGGTGGTGACCTCGTCTACACCGCCTTCTCCGGCTCGCACCAGGACGCCATCAAGAAGGGCTTCGAGGACATGGAGCGCCAGTCGTCGTCGACCGGGCGGTCCGTCGACGAGCTGGTCTGGGGCGTGCCGTACCTGCCGATCGACCCGCACGACATCGGGCGCTCCTACGAGGCCGTGGTCCGCGTCAACAGCCAGTCCGGCAAGGGCGGCGTCGCCTACATCCTCAAGAGCGAGCACCAGCTCGACCTGCCGCGGCGGCTGCAGATCGAGTTCTCCGCCGTCGTGCAGAAGGGCGCCGACGCCGACGGAGGCGAGGTGGCCCCCGACGCGCTCTGGCAGAAGTTCTCCGACGAGTACCTCCCCGCCCAGGCCGCGTCGTGGGGACGCTTCGCGCTCCAGACGGTCCGTGCCGAGTCGGCGTCCGAGGGGGCGACCACCCTGCACGTCGGGCTGGTCGATGCCGGGTCGTCCATCACGGTGGAGGGCACCGGCAA
Proteins encoded in this region:
- the leuA gene encoding 2-isopropylmalate synthase, whose amino-acid sequence is MKHPQQPSPMPIAKYLPFQEQIAVDLPDRTWPTRTITTAPRWCAVDLRDGNQALIDPMNAERKLRMFQLLVRMGYKEIEVGFPSASQTDFDFCRELIDGGHIPQDVTIQVLTQCRDHLIERTFDAIRGARAAIVHFYNSTSVLQRRVVFGLDQDGIVDIAVQGARLVKKLEETIPDTDVYYEYSPESYTGTELDFAVRVCNAVIDVIDPTPDHRMIINLPATVEMATPNVYADSIEWMVRHLDRRESVVVSLHPHNDRGTGVAAAELGYLAGADRIEGCLFGNGERTGNVDLVTLGMNLFSQGIDPQIDFSDMAGIRSTVEYCNQLPVGERHPWGGDLVYTAFSGSHQDAIKKGFEDMERQSSSTGRSVDELVWGVPYLPIDPHDIGRSYEAVVRVNSQSGKGGVAYILKSEHQLDLPRRLQIEFSAVVQKGADADGGEVAPDALWQKFSDEYLPAQAASWGRFALQTVRAESASEGATTLHVGLVDAGSSITVEGTGNGPIAAFAEAMGTLGVDVRVLDYQEHALSSGGDARAAAYVECAVGERVLWGVGLDSSIVVASLKAIVSAVNRALRDGS